From the Rhinolophus sinicus isolate RSC01 linkage group LG02, ASM3656204v1, whole genome shotgun sequence genome, one window contains:
- the L3MBTL2 gene encoding lethal(3)malignant brain tumor-like protein 2 isoform X2 → MRREKQGSCPPPPCICSALGLPAPWMAVVLSQGKPPTKKAKVLHKAAWSAKIGAFLHSQGTGQLADGTPTGQDALVLGFDWGKFLKDHSYKAAPVSCFKHVPLYDQWEDVMKGMKVEVLNSDAVLPSRVYWIASVIQAAGYRVLLRYEGFENDASHDFWCNLGTVDVHPIGWCAINSKILVPPRTIHAKFTDWKGYLMKRLVGSRTLPVDFHIKMVESMKYPFRQGMRLEVVDKSQVSRTRMAVVDTVIGGRLRLLYEDGDSDDDFWCHMWSPLIHPVGWSRRVGHGIKLSERRSDMAHHPTFRKIYCDAVPYLFKKVRAVYTEGGWFEEGMKLEAIDPLNLGNICVATICKVLLDGYLMICVDGGPSTDGSDWFCYHASSHAIFPATFCQKNDIELTPPKGYDTQTFNWDTYLEKTKSKAAPSRLFNMDCPNHGFKVGMKLEAVDLMEPRLICVATVRRVVHRLLSIHFDGWDSEYDQWVDCESPDIYPVGWCELTGYQLQPPVATEPTTPLKAKEATKKKKKQFGKKRKRIPPTKTRPLKQGSKKALLDEEPPAAGRTASEPVPDEIIAVRVKEEHVDAPTPDKAPSPELPVSIENIKQETDD, encoded by the exons AtgaggagagagaagcaggggagCTGCCCACCTCCCCCCTGCATTTGCTCAGCCCTGGGACTCCCCGCTCCTTGGATGGCAGTGGTTCTGAGCCAG GGAAAACCACCTACTAAGAAAGCCAAAGTCCTGCACAAAGCAGCCTGGTCTGCCAAAATTGGAGCCTTCCTCCACTCACAAGGGACGGGACAGCTAGCAGATGGGACACCTACGGGGCAAGACG CGCTAGTCTTGGGTTTCGACTGGGGGAAGTTCCTGAAGGACCACAGTTACAAGGCTGCTCCTGTCAGCTGCTTTAAACAC GTCCCACTCTACGACCAGTGGGAGGATGTGATGAAGGGGATGAAGGTGGAGGTGCTCAACAGTGACGCTGTGCTCCCCAGCCGGGTGTACTGGATCGCCTCTGTCATCCAGGCCGCAG gGTACCGAGTGCTGCTCCGGTATGAAGGCTTTGAAAACGACGCCAGCCATGACTTCTGGTGCAATCTGGGAACCGTGGATGTCCACCCCATTGGCTGGTGTGCCATCAACAGCAAGATCCTGGTGCCCCCACGGA CCATCCACGCCAAGTTCACCGACTGGAAGGGCTACCTGATGAAACGGCTGGTGGGCTCCAGGACGCTTCCCGTGGATTTCCACATCAAG ATGGTGGAAAGCATGAAGTACCCCTTTCGGCAGGGCATGCGGCTGGAGGTGGTGGACAAGTCCCAGGTGTCACGGACCCGCATGGCCGTGGTAGACACGGTGATTGGGGGTCGCCTGCGGCTCCTCTACGAGGATGGCGACAGTGATGACGACTTCTGGTGCCACATGTGGAGCCCTCTGATCCACCCAGTGGGTTGGTCACGGCGTGTTGGCCATGGCATCAAGCTGTCAG AGAGGCGCAGCGACATGGCCCACCATCCCACTTTCCGGAAAATCTACTGTGATGCTGTTCCTTACCTGTTCAAGAAG GTTCGAGCTGTCTACACCGAAGGCGGGTGGTTCGAGGAGGGGATGAAACTGGAGGCCATCGATCCCCTGAATCTGGGCAACATCTGCGTGGCGACCATCTGCAAG GTTCTCCTGGATGGCTACCTGATGATCTGTGTGGATGGGGGGCCCTCCACAGATGGCTCGGACTGGTTCTGTTACCACGCCTCCTCCCACGCCATCTTCCCAGCCACCTTCTGCCAAAAGAATGACATTGAGCTCACACCCCCAAAAG GATACGACACACAGACTTTCAACTGGGACACCTACTTGGAGAAGACCAAGTCCAAAGCTGCTCCCTCGAGACTCTTTAACATG gACTGCCCCAACCACGGCTTCAAGGTGGGCATGAAGCTGGAGGCCGTGGACCTGATGGAGCCCCGGCTCATCTGCGTGGCCACCGTACGGCGGGTGGTCCATCGGCTTCTCAGCATCCACTTCGATGGCTGGGACAGCGAGTACGACCAGTGGGTGGACTGTGAGTCACCGGACATCTACCCTGTCGGCTGGTGCGAGCTCACCGGCTACCAGCTCCAGCCGCCAGTGGCCACAG AGCCAACCACACCTCTGAAGGCCAAAGAGGCCacgaagaagaaaaagaaacagtttgGGAAGAAAA GGAAAAGAATACCACCGACCAAGACCCGGCCCCTGAAACAGGGGTCCAAGAAGGCACTGCTGGATGAGGAGCCGCCGGCTGCAGGCAGGACTGCGTCGGAGCCCGTTCCTGATGAGA TCATCGCCGTGCGCGTGAAGGAAGAGCATGTGGACGCGCCCACGCCTGACAAGGCACCCAGTCCAGAGCTGCCTGTTTCCATTGAGAACATCAAACAGGAGACAGATGACTGA
- the CHADL gene encoding chondroadherin-like protein: MEGPQSVSLVLLLSLLLPLGPPWHTAAQRCPQICVCDNSRRHVACRHQNLTEVPHAIPEMTQRLDLQGNMLKVIPPAAFQDLPYLTHLDLQHCQVELVAEGAFRGLGRLLFLNLASNRLSVLPQEALDGLGSLRRLELEKNMLEELRPGTFGALGALSTLNLAHNALVYLPAMAFQGLMRARWLQLAHNALSVLAPEALAGLPALRRLSLHHNELQALPGPALSQAGSLARLELGHNPFTYAGEEDGLALPGLRELMLDHGALQALDPRAFAHCPRLHTLDLRGNQLDTLPPLQGPGQLRRLWLQGNPLWCGCQARPLLEWLARARVRSDAACRGPLRLRGEALDALRPSDLRCPGDTAEEDEEEELAAPGRPRSPPGAPDGEDGAQPCPRPCVCVSESRHSGCEGRGLQTVPRGFPNDTQLLDLRHNHFPVVPREAFPGLSHLVSLHLQHCGISGLEAGALAGLGSLLYLYLSDNQLSGLSAAALGGAPSLGYLYLERNHFLQVPGAALRALPGLFSLHLQDNALGSLAPGDLAGVQALRWLYLSGNRITQVSPGALGSARELEKLHLDRNQLREVPTEALEGLPALLELQLSGNPLRALQDGAFQPVGQSLQHLFLNSSGLEQVAPGAFSGLGPRLRSLHLQKNQLQALPSLSGLSQLELVDLSGNPFLCDCQLLPLHRWLTGLNLHVGATCAAPPSALGQRVKAATAVFEACPGWAARKAKRTPGARRARMKGRRRGTDKVGKQRGRP; encoded by the exons ATGGAGGG gCCCCAGAGTGTCTCCTTGGTCCTACTGCTTTCTCTACTGCTGCCACTGGGCCCACCTTGGCACACAGCCGCCCAACGATGCCCACAGATCTGTGTCTGCGACAATTCCAGGCGGCATGTGGCCTGCCGGCACCAGAACCTCACTGAGGTGCCCCATGCCATCCCTGAG ATGACCCAGCGGCTGGACCTCCAGGGCAATATGCTGAAGGTGATCCCTCCAGCTGCCTTCCAGGACCTGCCTTATCTGACCCACCTGGACCTGCAGCACTGCCAGGTGGAGCTGGTAGCTGAGGGTGCCTTCCGTGGCCTGGGCCGCCTGCTTTTCCTCAACCTGGCCTCCAACCGCCTGAGCGTGCTGCCACAGGAGGCACTGGATGGGCTGGGCTCGCTGCGGCGGCTGGAGTTGGAGAAAAACATGCTGGAGGAGCTGCGGCCGGGGACGTTTGGGGCCCTGGGCGCGCTGTCCACGCTGAACTTGGCCCACAACGCCCTGGTCTACCTGCCCGCCATGGCCTTCCAGGGGCTGATGCGCGCCCGCTGGCTGCAGCTGGCCCACAACGCGCTCAGCGTGCTGGCCCCGGAGGCCCTGGCTGGCCTGCCCGCCCTGCGCCGGCTCAGCCTGCACCACAACGAGCTGCAGGCCCTGCCGGGGCCGGCCTTGTCCCAGGCTGGCAGCCTGGCCCGCCTTGAGCTGGGCCACAACCCATTCACCTACGCGGGTGAGGAGGACGGGCTGGCGCTGCCGGGCCTGCGCGAGCTGATGCTGGACCACGGGGCCCTGCAGGCCCTGGACCCCAGGGCTTTTGCCCACTGCCCACGCCTGCACACCCTGGACCTCCGCGGGAACCAGCTGGACACTCTGCCGCCGCTGCAGGGCCCGGGGCAGCTACGCCGGCTGTGGCTGCAGGGGAACCCACTGTGGTGTGGCTGCCAGGCCCGGCCACTGCTCGAGTGGCTGGCACGGGCGCGTGTGCGCTCGGACGCTGCGTGCAGGGGACCCCTGCGCCTGCGAGGCGAGGCCCTGGACGCCCTGCGGCCCTCAGACCTGCGCTGCCCGGGAGACACAgcggaggaggacgaggaggaggagctCGCGGCCCCCGGAAGGCCTCGCTCCCCGCCCGGAGCCCCTGACGGAGAGGATGGGGCTCAGCCCTGCCCGCGGCCCTGCGTATGCGTCTCTGAGTCCCGCCACAGCGGCTGCGAGGGCCGAGGCCTGCAGACTGTGCCCCGCGGCTTCCCCAACGACACCCAGCTCCTGGACCTGAGGCACAACCACTTCCCAGTGGTGCCCCGAGAGGCCTTCCCGGGCCTGAGCCACCTGGTGTCACTGCACCTGCAGCACTGCGGAATCTCGGGGCTGGAGGCAGGCGCTCTGGCGGGGCTGGGCAGCCTGCTCTACCTCTACCTCTCCGACAACCAGCTCTCGGGCCTCAGCGCTGCCGCCCTCGGAGGGGCCCCCAGCCTTGGCTACCTATACCTGGAGCGCAACCACTTCCTGCAGGTGCCGGGGGCCGCCCTGCGGGCCCTGCCCGGCCTCTTCTCCCTGCACCTGCAGGACAATGCTCTGGGCAGCCTGGCACCTGGGGACCTGGCAGGCGTGCAGGCCTTGCGCTGGCTCTACTTGAGTGGGAACCGTATCACCCAAGTGTCCCCTGGGGCACTGGGCTCTGCTCGGGAGCTGGAGAAGCTGCACCTTGACAGGAACCAGCTGCGAGAGGTGCCCACTGAGGCCTTGGAGGGGctgcctgccctcctggagctgcaGCTCTCGGGGAACCCACTCAGGGCCCTGCAGGATGGGGCCTTCCAGCCCGTGGGCCAGTCGCTGCAGCACCTCTTCCTGAATAGCAGCGGTCTGGAGCAG GTTGCTCCAGGGGCCTTCTCAGGCCTGGGGCCCCGGCTCCGGAGCCTACACCTGCAGAAGAACCAGCTgcaggccctgccctccctgtCTGGTCTCAGCCAGCTGGAGCTGGTTGACCTCAGCGGCAATCCCTTCCTCTGTGACTGCCAGCTGCTCCCACTTCACAG GTGGCTCACTGGGCTGAACCTGCACGTGGGGGCCACCTGTGCTGCCCCTCCCAGTGCCCTTGGCCAGAGGGTGAAGGCTGCAACTGCTGTCTTTGAGGCCTGCCCGGGCTGGGCTGCCAGGAAGGCCAAGCGGACACCCGGTGCCAGGAGAGCCCGTATGAAGGGAAGACGCCGGGGAACAGACAAG GTGGGGAAGCAGAGGGGCCGCCCCTGA
- the L3MBTL2 gene encoding lethal(3)malignant brain tumor-like protein 2 isoform X1 yields MEKPRGVEETPSEAMEEEEEDDDLELFGGYDSFRSYNSSAGSESSSYLEESSEAENEEREAGELPTSPLHLLSPGTPRSLDGSGSEPAVCEMCGIVGTREAFFSKTKRFCSVSCSRSYSSNSKKASILARLQGKPPTKKAKVLHKAAWSAKIGAFLHSQGTGQLADGTPTGQDALVLGFDWGKFLKDHSYKAAPVSCFKHVPLYDQWEDVMKGMKVEVLNSDAVLPSRVYWIASVIQAAGYRVLLRYEGFENDASHDFWCNLGTVDVHPIGWCAINSKILVPPRTIHAKFTDWKGYLMKRLVGSRTLPVDFHIKMVESMKYPFRQGMRLEVVDKSQVSRTRMAVVDTVIGGRLRLLYEDGDSDDDFWCHMWSPLIHPVGWSRRVGHGIKLSERRSDMAHHPTFRKIYCDAVPYLFKKVRAVYTEGGWFEEGMKLEAIDPLNLGNICVATICKVLLDGYLMICVDGGPSTDGSDWFCYHASSHAIFPATFCQKNDIELTPPKGYDTQTFNWDTYLEKTKSKAAPSRLFNMDCPNHGFKVGMKLEAVDLMEPRLICVATVRRVVHRLLSIHFDGWDSEYDQWVDCESPDIYPVGWCELTGYQLQPPVATEPTTPLKAKEATKKKKKQFGKKRKRIPPTKTRPLKQGSKKALLDEEPPAAGRTASEPVPDEIIAVRVKEEHVDAPTPDKAPSPELPVSIENIKQETDD; encoded by the exons ATGGAGAAACCCCGGGGCGTTGAG GAGACTCCTTCAGAAGcaatggaggaagaagaggaagatgacGACTTGGAGCTCTTTGGTGGCTATGACAGTTTCCGGAGTTATAACAGCAGTGCGGGCAGTGAAAGCAGCTCCTACCTAGAGGAGTCAAGTGAAGCAGAAAAtgaggagagagaagcaggggagCTGCCCACCTCCCCCCTGCATTTGCTCAGCCCTGGGACTCCCCGCTCCTTGGATGGCAGTGGTTCTGAGCCAG CTGTCTGTGAGATGTGTGGTATCGTGGGTACAAGGGAAGCCTTCTTCTCCAAGACCAAGAGATTCTGCAGTGTCTCCTGTTCCAGGAGCTACTCCTCCAACTCCAAGAAAGCCAGTATCTTGGCTAGATTACAG GGAAAACCACCTACTAAGAAAGCCAAAGTCCTGCACAAAGCAGCCTGGTCTGCCAAAATTGGAGCCTTCCTCCACTCACAAGGGACGGGACAGCTAGCAGATGGGACACCTACGGGGCAAGACG CGCTAGTCTTGGGTTTCGACTGGGGGAAGTTCCTGAAGGACCACAGTTACAAGGCTGCTCCTGTCAGCTGCTTTAAACAC GTCCCACTCTACGACCAGTGGGAGGATGTGATGAAGGGGATGAAGGTGGAGGTGCTCAACAGTGACGCTGTGCTCCCCAGCCGGGTGTACTGGATCGCCTCTGTCATCCAGGCCGCAG gGTACCGAGTGCTGCTCCGGTATGAAGGCTTTGAAAACGACGCCAGCCATGACTTCTGGTGCAATCTGGGAACCGTGGATGTCCACCCCATTGGCTGGTGTGCCATCAACAGCAAGATCCTGGTGCCCCCACGGA CCATCCACGCCAAGTTCACCGACTGGAAGGGCTACCTGATGAAACGGCTGGTGGGCTCCAGGACGCTTCCCGTGGATTTCCACATCAAG ATGGTGGAAAGCATGAAGTACCCCTTTCGGCAGGGCATGCGGCTGGAGGTGGTGGACAAGTCCCAGGTGTCACGGACCCGCATGGCCGTGGTAGACACGGTGATTGGGGGTCGCCTGCGGCTCCTCTACGAGGATGGCGACAGTGATGACGACTTCTGGTGCCACATGTGGAGCCCTCTGATCCACCCAGTGGGTTGGTCACGGCGTGTTGGCCATGGCATCAAGCTGTCAG AGAGGCGCAGCGACATGGCCCACCATCCCACTTTCCGGAAAATCTACTGTGATGCTGTTCCTTACCTGTTCAAGAAG GTTCGAGCTGTCTACACCGAAGGCGGGTGGTTCGAGGAGGGGATGAAACTGGAGGCCATCGATCCCCTGAATCTGGGCAACATCTGCGTGGCGACCATCTGCAAG GTTCTCCTGGATGGCTACCTGATGATCTGTGTGGATGGGGGGCCCTCCACAGATGGCTCGGACTGGTTCTGTTACCACGCCTCCTCCCACGCCATCTTCCCAGCCACCTTCTGCCAAAAGAATGACATTGAGCTCACACCCCCAAAAG GATACGACACACAGACTTTCAACTGGGACACCTACTTGGAGAAGACCAAGTCCAAAGCTGCTCCCTCGAGACTCTTTAACATG gACTGCCCCAACCACGGCTTCAAGGTGGGCATGAAGCTGGAGGCCGTGGACCTGATGGAGCCCCGGCTCATCTGCGTGGCCACCGTACGGCGGGTGGTCCATCGGCTTCTCAGCATCCACTTCGATGGCTGGGACAGCGAGTACGACCAGTGGGTGGACTGTGAGTCACCGGACATCTACCCTGTCGGCTGGTGCGAGCTCACCGGCTACCAGCTCCAGCCGCCAGTGGCCACAG AGCCAACCACACCTCTGAAGGCCAAAGAGGCCacgaagaagaaaaagaaacagtttgGGAAGAAAA GGAAAAGAATACCACCGACCAAGACCCGGCCCCTGAAACAGGGGTCCAAGAAGGCACTGCTGGATGAGGAGCCGCCGGCTGCAGGCAGGACTGCGTCGGAGCCCGTTCCTGATGAGA TCATCGCCGTGCGCGTGAAGGAAGAGCATGTGGACGCGCCCACGCCTGACAAGGCACCCAGTCCAGAGCTGCCTGTTTCCATTGAGAACATCAAACAGGAGACAGATGACTGA